In Nicotiana tabacum cultivar K326 chromosome 2, ASM71507v2, whole genome shotgun sequence, the following proteins share a genomic window:
- the LOC107763164 gene encoding protein BUD31 homolog 2: MPKVKTNRVKYPEGWELIEPTLSELQAKMREAENDPHDGKRKCEALWPIFKIAHQKSRYIFDLYHRRKEISKELYEFCLDQGYADKNLIAKWKKPGYERLCCLRCMQPRDHNFQTTCVCRVPQHLREEKVIECVHCGCKGCASGD, encoded by the exons ATGCCTAAAGTAAAAACAAACCGTGTCAAATATCCAGAGGGATGGGAGCTGATTGAACCTACTCTTAGTGAATTACAAGCAAAAATGAGGGAAG CTGAGAATGATCCTCATGATGGCAAAAGAAAATGTGAGGCTTTgtggcctattttcaaaattgcCCACCAGAAGAGCCGGTATATTTTTGATCTCTACCACAGGAGGAAGGAGATCTCCAAGGAATTATATGAGTTCTGCCTAGATCAAGGATATGCGGATAAAAATTTGATTGCAAAATGGAAAAAA CCTGGTTATGAACGGCTCTGCTGTTTGAGGTGCATGCAACCACGAGATCACAACTTTCAAACAACCTGTGTCTGCCGAGTTCCACAGCATCTTAGGGAGGAGAAGGTTATTGAATGTGTCCATTGCGGCTGTAAAGGTTGTGCAAGCGGAGATTAA